A region of the Hemicordylus capensis ecotype Gifberg chromosome 9, rHemCap1.1.pri, whole genome shotgun sequence genome:
cccccccccgccactcctaGTATGTCATCAGAACGGTGGAAGTCGAGTCCTCCAAGACCAAGCAAGCCCTCTGCGAAACCCAGTCCCGGAACCAGTATCTGCAGGAGCAGGTTGGGATGCAGAGGCAGGTGCTGAAGGAgatggagcagcagctgcagagctctcagcaggcagcagcccagcTCAGGGCACAGGTGTGTCCCAGCGCATGCGCAGCCGGTCATCTGTTCAGTGCTACGTTTCTATCCCGCTTCTCCATGCATTCCTGTGGCCATTAGAAGGAAcccgtgcatttcagtgggcattccctgtcatttatTCTAGTGCATTCTCTAGAGTCTACAatacatgatccttgacttcttgtaatagaacacgcccccccccattttgcatCTGTCCAAGGGGTGGTGGTGCATGGGGCGTGGctgtgggggctgtcatggaaagtgcctgcacttctgtGGAACTGCTTGGCAGGACGCTGAAGCCTCTTGGGTTGTTGCGTTGCTGCTTCCTTCTTTTCGCTTCTGGGCCGCCTGCAAGAAAGCCTGAATTCAAGCAGCTTGAGTGTGCTGTTTTGGCCTCCAGTCTTGCTGTAGGACGACCTCCCGGATCACTGTGTTTGCTTCTCTTTGGGCGCCCTCCTTGGCTGCAGTTCATGCACCTGAGTACACCTTTCAAGTTCTCCCTTTCCTTCCTCGAGACTGACTGTCCTGGTGTACTCATGGGGCACCTGCAACCTCTCCCTGGTCCCCAGTTCCTTCTCACCCAGGGCAGGAGGAGTTCTCCAGGCCTCTGCTAGggacaggaaagggaaagggctcTGGCCCCTATACCCTGACATTTGGCCCGTTTCCTAGGTCATGATGTACGAGTCTGAGCTGGAACGGGCTCACGAGCAGATGCTGGAGGAGATGCAGAGCATGGAGGAGGACAAGAACCGAGCGATCGAAGAAGCCTTCGCCCGGGCGCAAGTAGAAATGAAAGCTGTGCACGAGAATCTTGCAGGTGAGCGAGTGCCTGAGAAGCGGCTCTCGGGAGGGCCTGGTGGGGGGTTCAGGGCCTCTGAACCGTCCCATCTCCCGCTGCCTTGGCACGGAACTGGGCGGAGTCTGTGCCTGGGTCGGCAGCCTCTCCTGAGCATgccttgctgcttccctgcagggGTGCGGACCAACCTCCTTACACTCCAGCCAGCTCTTCGGACCCTCACCAATGATTACAATTGCCTGAAGAGGCAGGTCAGGGAGTTCCCTCTTCTGCTTCGAGAAGCCCTTCAGAGTGCCAAGACGGAGGTCAGCCCAGTGACAGCACCTTCACCCTTGCCCATCTCAGGACGGAGTCCTGCCATTTCAGCCATGCagggccacccctttccttccTGCTGTTTATGTGCCCTTTCGGCCACGGGGTACCTCAGTGTGGGTGATGAGATGGGGTGGTCCAGAtgggggcgggtgggcgggcaggaggCTGCCTCTCTCTGAGTGACGGTGCCCCTCTGGTCCTCTCTGGCAGATCGGGCAGGCCATTGAAGAGGTGAACGGCACAAACCAGGAGCTGCTGAGGAAATACCGCAGGGAACTGCAGCTCCGGAAGAAATGTCACAACGAGCTTGTGCGGCTGAAAGGTCTGTGCCTCCGCCGGGCGCTTTCCTTGGTGGTgggacagcctggagctgagcccCAAGAGGATCGATTCCTTGGCTTGGGCAGTTtgggaagtggggggtgggatgggacaTTTCCCCATCCATTGCTTGTGGGATGTAGTAGTGTTTGCTGCTTTACTTTATAAACCCCTCTTTCCATCCTAGTATGGGATgctgaaagtggggggggggggtgattagTTAGCTCTCTGGCAGACAAGGAGTGGATTTGCACCCATTCTGCCTTACGGAAAGCAAGGACTTGAACCTCCCCATTTGGAAAGACGGCTCTTTGGGGATAGCCTCCTGGCTGAGAAAAGCGTTGGGCTCCCACTGTCCTAGTCAGGGGCCAGGAAACCAGCTGTGCTCCATTTGAAAGGGCTCCATAACTCCCTTTAAAGGAAACATCCGTGTATTTGGCCGCGTCAGACCAATAACTAAAGAAGATGGTGAAGGGCCAGAGGCTGCCAACGCAGTGACTTTTGACCCGGAGGATGATGCCATCTTGCATTTGATGCACAAAGGGAAGCTGGTTTCGTTTGAGCTGGACAAGGTTTTCCCCCCCAAAGCAACCCAGGAAGATGTAAGTATAGCTTTGTTCCACCGTCTGGCAGTAACCAGTCCTgtgaatggggggtgggtggggggaggctggcaaaCGAGCCTCTTGTTCTCCCTCCTTTGGGACTTAACTGCAGCCACCAAGTGCAAGTCCTTTTTTCCAAAGAGCACACCAGTGACTCTCGTTCCCCAATAACCTGGGTAGAGGAGGATGGCAAGAAGTAAGCGTGGGGCGAGGAACAAAACAAAGCTGGGTCTTTACTTAAATAGGAAAACCAAACATTAAGCCAATTTTATTTCCATTAGAAATTTGTtttctgacttttttttaaacacccaTACAAAATCAGAGTGAGATGAACACATTTCTCCTTCCTGCAACACCTCTGATCCTTCTGggttcttctttcttcctctaaCCAAAACCAGTCCCTGCCTTTTATACCCTAAAACTACTTCCCTGCCTTCCTCTAAAGTACCTAAGCAGGAGGGCATTCTTGGCTTCTGTTCTGCCAGAACTTTGTTTCATTTCTCCCTTGGATTACCCTTTCCTGGGCTAACATTTTGACCTTCAGCCTGTGACTGATTTCCTAGGTTAGCCTTTTGACCTTCTCCTGTAATGTACTaaccaaaaaaaacaccactctATTTTCCACCAGGCAGTCCTTTtaagacataacacaaaactgcagCTTTACAGAATGGAGGACTTAATTTCAGCCCTTCACACCATGGTATTCTGTTTGCTTGCACCCATCGGGTTAGCTGAGTATAGCTGGAAGGAAGCATCTGATGCACGGCTTTCCAActttgggttctcagatgttgttggactacaactcccatcttccccagcctttGGTCCTGATCTAATGTGTCAAGATTCTCAGCTGGATGTTAGGCATTCCTGGTGCCCAGTGCTTCAAGGGCCTTGTGGGATGTGCCCCTTGgggtaaaccgccttgggatgttttatgaaaggcggcataaaaattgaacaatcagCAAATCTTTACCAGCAGGCAGAGAGAACAGGTCCCCACTGCAGCTccttggcctcctcctcctcctccaccctatAAATTTAAAAAAGGGTTTGGATCTGTTTGGTTTAGACTGCCCTATGAATATGCATCTAGGGAGCCTGTTGGGCAGCAGAGGGAGTGGCTTTGCTGATGCCTTACGCAAGCTTTGTTTTCCAAAGGTTTTCCGAGAGGTTCAAGCCTTGGTCACATCCTGCATTGATGGCTACAATGTCTGCATTTTTGCTTATGGACAGACGGGTGCTGGCAAGACATATACGATGGAGGTGAGCATCCGATTCTTCCCTCTTCACTTGCTGATCCCATACTGTTCCTAGAGCCCTTGGGCTGGCCTGCCTTTGCTGGGCCCGAGTCCTCCTCAGGGGCATCTCCGCTTTGGCAGTACACAGGCCGCTGCCTTAGACTgaatctgtctagctcaggattgtctgcagtgactggcagcagcagcaggatttcaggcagaggagagtctttcccagcccttcctggaaatgctgccaggaactgaacctgtgattttctgtgtgcaaagcaggttcTCTCCCACGAAGCTGCAGCCACTCCCTTTTTAAATTGGGTGTGATGAGACTCATGGACATGTTAGCGAGGTCGTGCTGCTTGACTTGTCCACACTGCCtattgtggctggctggctggcttggtttCACCTACTGAAAGATGCCTTCCCCACTGATGGGGGTGGAAGATCCACGTGGCACCTGCCTGGCCAAGCTGCATTCGCTGCTTGTCTGTGACGGTTTCCCACCATTGGGACGAGGACCACAGTCAGTGTCGGCAGCGCCCTTCTCCGTCTCTGCTGGGCTGCCTCAGAGGAGCCTGTTCTCTGCACGCCAGAATTCCTGGCCTCCTTGCTCTCTAGTATCCGTGCATGGGACACGGTTGATGTCgttccctgctcttcctccgcaGGGAATTCCTGAAAACCCCGGGATCAACCAGCGGGCTCTGCAGCTGCTCTTCTCAGAAGTGCAAGCGAAAGCTTCCGACTGGAACTACAAGATCACTGTCAGTGTGGCGGAGATCTACAACGAAGCCCTCAGGTAGTGGGAGGGTGCCGGGAAGGCTCTGGGCTTCTGGGATTTAGGGCATCCGAGGAAAGCATTTCACCAGTGGGGGCTCTGGGCTTCCCTGGCCCCCTCCTTAACTTTTATCACAGGGTGGTAGGACTCGGCCTTCTGAGAGCCCCGGCTCCTAGCTTTCTGCATTTGGAGAAATGTGTATttagcatgtgctcagaggcactgtcCTCTTCAACCAAACAGCAGTCCAACGTTGGACAAATCCAGACATTCTGGCAATGAGCTCTAGTGTGGAAAGGAGTTCCAGAACTGAGTTCTGGCTTAGAGTTGATGCCCTCGCAATGGCAACTCTGTTTTCCTGTGCTCAGGACTGAATTCTGCTTCActacctggaggcttttcacacagggcttttcatCCGcccctcctccagaatggagggagctgtgcgttcacatatcggccagatttaccctgaagtccctgcaagctctcggggagcacttcacacacaatttggatttttcactgcGCGTTAGAGTATAGCCCAACTTAtctctggggtttaaaaaatccactttttgcatcagtttttgggaGCAACTTTGACCTTGTGGTAtagcttgctgcctgaaaacacCCCTGGGCCTTTAACCTGACAGCTTCATTGTGCCTTGTAAGAGTTGGTTTCGATTTAGAGAATGCCTTGTCCGAAATGAGAGTTCTGCTCTCTGCTTCTCTCCAGTGTCCCctgtaatggggattcccagatgttactggctACATACACCAGCATCCCCTGCtggaatggcctttggctggagattctggcagttgtcgtcaacaacatctgggcatccctgttacagggggaaCCCTGTTCTTTTTCCTCCTTGCCCATCAGAGATGCCCAACAGAGCATTCCCTCCCTGCTCTCTACCCTTTGGGCAATTGAGTGGTATCTCAGAAGCTCCAAACGTGCAGAGTGATTCTCTATCACAGTTTGTAACCTGGGAAGAATCAGATTCCATCCCTCCTTTTGGCAAGGGATCTGATATACCTGATCCcaatggcaggaggaggcagctttttgtgcCGGCAGTATAATATTGGGCAACCACAAGGATGTATTCGTTGCTTGGATCTCTCTTGGTCCTAATGCATGCCTATATCCATCCCTGCATGTTGGGAAAACTGCCCTTCTCGGAGCTGCGCCCTGCTGACTTTGCCGGGGATCTTTTGCCCTCCCTGCTTCTCTTTCAGAGACTTACTTGGAAAGGAGCCTCAGGAGAAGCTGGACATCAAACTGTGCCCAGATGGCAGCGGGCAACTCTATGTGCCGGGTCTGACTGAGTTTCCTGTGCATTGTGTGGAAGACATCAACAAGGTGAGAAAGTGAGGCGTGGGGGGCGGATTCTACTACTGGTGGCAAGTAAAGACTCGCCATTTATCGAGAGGCATCTGCAGTGAGAGACTTTTGCATGGGCTGGCTTCTGTTACTGAGCATTAAAGATATTCATTTATGCATTCACTCatttatgcattcattcatttatgcatttattcgTTTAGTGCatgtaccacccttcctaaagtggctcagggcggtttacattaaaataaaaaacgtggaataaaacaattaattttatATCCGGATGAAAGAATGCATGGAAGGCTTGAAAGTGTGTCAGGCTGCTAGAAGGACTGTGTGCTGCATCCTTGTGAGCCCAGGCAGCCTCGCCCCCTTCTACAGAACCAAGCCCTGATGGGCCCACGtaggttgggggtgtgtgtgtcccaaacTGGGTCCTCCAATATGGTTGGACTAGACCTCCCTCCATCCCCGGCCACAGGAGcctttgtggatgatgggagttgtcatccaacaacatctggggacccatttgGGAGCCCCTGGCCTGGGGGGTCggcatctactctgactggcagcatctctccagcatTTTGGAGAGGCtcggggtctctctcagccctacccggagctgctgccagggaggacgCCTGGGACGTTCTGCgtgtaaagcaggtgctctgtggCTGAGCTACTCCAATCTCCCTAAATCCTTGCTTGTAATTGGATGAGAATGGGGCTTCGGATGCTTTGTGGATATTGGTGTGAGACTCGAACCGGACCTTGTGATTCAGCCTGTGTCTTTTTGCCCCTGGGTTGGGTTTTCCAGTCCCTTGCTTGTTGTTAAAGCTGGGCGAGGAGGACCTCTGCTGGTGCCTGGGCCACGTTGCATGCAGAGGCCATGCCGCTGCCCCACCCTCCCGTTGTACTAGTGTCATTGGCGCGTGCTTGGAACGAGGGCCGGAGAGGGGGCTCTGTAGGGCCGGAGAGGGGGCTCTGTGAGAGGCCCGGCTGGCTGGCGAACAAATTGGGTCTGAATTGGGAAAGGGGGGCTGGGGCATGAAGCTGATGCTCTGCCTTCCTCCCAGGTCTTTGAGTTTGGACACATCAACCGAGCAACTGAATACACCCACCTGAACGAGCACAGCTCCCGGTCTCATGCGCTCCTCATTGTCACAGTGAGGGGAGTCGATTTCAGCACCGGAATCAGAACCACAGGTTGGTGTCCCAGCCAGGGTGgagagccccgctggatcagacccgagggcccatccagcccagacTCCTGCTTCATGCAGCAGCCACAAGCCCCACCACCTCTGGCTTCTTTCCTGGAGGAGGGGGAATCTCCTCcctctctaaggcagggctggacaacttcggccctcctgcagatgttggacgtTACTGTCACTCCCACCATCCTTGACTACTGGCCGCTGGGGATCATGGGTGATGTTGGCTGGCTTGCAGTGAGGAGTCCTTTCCCTTCTTTGAACCTGAGTCGTAGAGCATGCAAGGGGTCTTCCTCGGGTTTGGAAGGAGACACCCTGGGTGGTGTTGGTCACCAGTTTCCACACTCGGACAAATATCTTGGGGTGTTTGAGCTTGGAATGATGCTTGTTCATGCATCGCCTCCTTGAGAATAtagaagacaggaagctgccttatactgagtcagaccgttggtctgtctggctcagtattgtctacccagactggcagtggctcttcggggtttcaggcaggggtctctcttggccctgtgctggagatgctgcccgggagggaacctgggaccttttgcatgcatgcaagcaggtgcccTTCCACTGAACTGGGCCCCATctactaaggggaagatctttccgtgctcacatgtcgtctcccatccaaggcGGACCTGCCTCCCCAGGCAGACCCACTGTAGTCCACTTAGCAAAgtgggcaatccatgcttgctgccacaagagcagctctcctccccaaggctgTCCTCAGTACTAACAGCCAGATCCTAGCTTTGCAGCCCGTGTAGGTCAGTggcttcttctctcctcctcctaggGAAGCTGAATTTGGTGGACCTGGCAGGCTCTGAGCGTGTGGGGCGCTCTGGGGCGGAGGGGAGCAGGCTCCGGGAGGCGCAGTACATCAACAAATCGCTCTCGGCTCTGGGAGACGTGATCTATGCCCTGCGTTCGCGCCAGAGCCACGTCCCCTTCCGCAACTCCAAGCTGACGTATCTTCTCCAGGACTCGCTCAGTGGCGATAGCAAGACCCTCATGATGGTCCAGGTGGGTGCTGGCCGTGAGGGAGGTGGAGCTCCCAAGGGGCATGGAACCAACGGAAGGATAAGAGAGAGGACCTCttaaagcagggcttctcaaacttgggtccccagaacttgtaggaacagaggaagctgccttgtactgagtcagaccattggcccatccagctcagtattgtctacccagactggcagcggcttctccaaggttgcaggcaggagtctctctcagccctgtcttggagatgccgccagggagggaacttggagccttctgcatgcaagcaggcaggtgctcttctcagagcagctccatcccctgaggggagtatcttacacttcttacacatggagtctcccattcaaatgcacaccagggctgacccttcttagcaaaggggacaattcatgcttgctcccacgagaccagctctcctccccatcatccccagccacattggccaaaggggctgatgggagttgtagtccaactgggacccaagtttgagaactcctgccttacGGTTAtgctggggaggggtgtgtgttttgtCCTCGGGGTGGGTGGCTTGTGCAAACAGTGTTTGGTCTGAAGCGTTTCTTCCACTTGATGGTGTCTTCCTCTGCCTCTGCTTGACAGGGAGATGTGGGAAAGGAAGtgataaaaaataattttgtttacAGTAGAATCCTTTATTAAAAGCTGAATGTTACATAATATCACACATGCATAGAATCCCGTAACATCTCGTGCACACTAGCTTCCTAAAGATTAGGTCTTGATTATTAATATAAATGTTACCATTGCAGAATGATAACCCAGATGAATACTTGAATTTTATGAAAAACACTCATCTTTCCAAATCTGAATATAACCAATAGGCAAGACTTTACAATTTCCTTGATTAAAAATACTAAATCTTGCCAAATCAAAGAATATGATTTTGATTGTCCCATTCAAAGATGCAACAAATGGGTTTAAAAGAGAAGAATTTAAGAAGTCTCAAGTGtgggggcagcagcggggggtCCCTGCTagctcagcaaagaggcaccttttgaaagtggcagttctcttccGTTTTGCAGGAagggagcaactggccgtatccccccagcatagcatccttgtgtttctttttagcttgtgagccctttgggacacggaaccatcttatttaggtactagtatttttaagcccgttaaaataacgggcgccagtacctttttgttgttgttgttgttgtcctttattctttctccctttctcttgccccctttttttctttctctccctcttcctctctttcctttcctctctctccctctccctcttttccttcctttcttccacctttttctcattttttttctttttctttctcttttcctcttttctttctataatgggcgCGCCCTTTGGGGCTggcgggttttttgtttttgttttgtctttctccctcacttcttctatttttttccttcgttctttacttctttctttcctattttccctttctccctccttgtttattttgctcttttctctctcttctctcttattccttctttttttcttctcttctctctattgtcctgtctccctcctgcactccttcttttctgtctgtctgtctatctgccatacagagctcctctctgtgcaaagcctctctTCGAACTGGTGTTTTGgttgcaaaggacgcctattgcgtccttgcttccatagcggcagttcgagctgaggctttgcacagagaggagctctgtatgcgagctcctctctcctattgAGAACAGGGACTCCTTACCGGGTAAGGAgtaatcgggcagctgggagggttgtcggtcggcggcggccgcgggggcATTTTTTGGGGCCAttaggcccttaatcatggggacatgggcagcacggccgcacaacgaagggttttatggtataggatgtacaggtgaaactcaaaaaattagaatatcgtgcaaaagttcattaatttcagtaatgcaaattaaaaggtgaaactgatatatgagatagacacattacatgcaaagcgagataagtcaagccttaatttgttataattgtgatgatcatggcgtacagctcatgagaaccccaaatccacaatcccagaaaattagaatattgtgaaaaggttcaacagtctaggctccaggtgtcccactccaatcagctaatcaatccataacacctgcaaagggttcctgagcctttaaatggtctctcagtctggttcattaggaatcacaatcatgggaaagactgctgacttgacagttgtgcagaaaaccatcattgacagcctccataaggagggaaagcctcaaaaggtaattgcaaaagaagttggatgttcccaaagtgctgtatcaaagcacatcaatagaaagttatgtggaagggaaaagtgtggaagaaaaaggtgcacaagcagcagggatgaccgcagcctggagaggattgtcaggaaaaggccattcaaaagtgttggggactttcacaaggagtagactgaggctggagttagtgcatcaagagccaccacacacagacagatcctggacatgagcttcaaatgtcgtattcctcttgtcaagccgctcctgaacaacaaacaacgtcagaagcgtcttacctgggctcaagaaaaaaagaactggtctgttgctcagtggtccaaagtcctcttttctgatgagagcaacttttgcatctcatttggaaaccaaggacccagagtctggaggaagaatggagaggcacacaatgcaagatgcttgaagtccagtgtgaagtttccacagtctgtgttgatttggggagccatgtcatctgctggtgttggtccactgtgcttcattaagtccagggtcaacgcagccgtctatcaggagattttggagcacttcatgcttccttccgcagatgagctgtatagggatgctgacttcattttccagcaggacttggcacctgcccacactgccaaaagtaccaaaacctggttcagtgaccatgggattactgtgcttgattggccagcaaacttgcctgacctgaaccccacagagaatctatggggcattgccaagagaaggatgagagacatgagaccaaacaatgcagaagagctgaaggccgctattgaagcatcctggtcttccataacacctcagcagtgccacaggctgatagcatccatgccacgccgcattgaggcagtaattgctgcaaaaggggcccaaaccaagtactgaatacatatgcatgcttatactttttagaggtctgatattgttctatttacaatccttgttttattggtctcatataatattctaattttctgggattgtggatttggggttctcatgagctgtacgccatgatcattacaattataacaaattaaggcttgacttatctcgctttgcatgtaatgcgtctatctcatatatcagtttcaccttttaatttgcattactgaaattaatgaacttttgcacgatattctaatttttggagtttcacctgtatggttctgtgtaaaccgctttgagaacttttgttgaaaagcactatatttAAACATTCATTGTTGTCCTATTTTGGCCATGCTCCCTTATTATGGAACTTGGCCTCCAGTGCTGAGATCGTAGCCAAAATACACAGCCATGGAATCACCTTTCTGTCACTTTATACCCGGCTGTATACaataccacaccacaccacaaatatttataataccacttttcaactaaagtttccaaagcgatttacacagatataaataaataaataaaatggctccctgtccccaaagggctcacaatctgaaaagaaaagggaaaaagaaatgtaagataagacaccagcaacagccactggagggatgctgtgccggggatggatagggccagttgctctccccctgctacataaagagaatcaccactttttaaatatgcctctttgctcagttaatattgtgtgtgtgttgtatacaTACAATACTtcccatttccaaaaagaaagagCGAATTCTGTCCTCACTAAAGGCCCATCAAGCCTTCCTGTCAGATCTGCTTCTCTTCTTCTTGGAGAGCTCCATCAGGGAGTGGAATGGGAAGGGAACTGCTTCCGGAATTCCCAGTAATGGAGGTTGCTGTCTTCCGCCTGATCCCAGGTCTCTCCTGTGGAGAAGAACACAAGCGAGACGCTCTGCTCCCTCAAGTTTGCCGAGCGGGTTCGCTCCATAGAACTGGCCACCTGCTCTCGGAAGGCTGAATTAGGCTCCTGGACCAGCCAGGAACACTTAGAGGTAATTGCGCCCCTCCTCCCGCTCTGGTTTTATGCTCCTCTTTAATGTGGCGGTTCCACTCTGGTCGCCTTCTG
Encoded here:
- the KIFC3 gene encoding kinesin-like protein KIFC3 isoform X2; translation: MEKTGGRFFSGKRPSLPGPHPLPMVQKMVESLAQMQEEKLQLQQELRALQEKLSVQESSHLTQAVQLQNQTESLKDKLLEQAQEMNRLHSALGGTDLEKHRDLLVAENLRLKQEMKACEAQLQELKRQSVKCVGCEHSQENVRLQEKLAQLKQEAEEVKGRLSELDLEVEQKTNRLAEVELRLKDSLAEKAEEEERLSRRLRDSQETIASLKAQPQQIKYVIRTVEVESSKTKQALCETQSRNQYLQEQVGMQRQVLKEMEQQLQSSQQAAAQLRAQVMMYESELERAHEQMLEEMQSMEEDKNRAIEEAFARAQVEMKAVHENLAGVRTNLLTLQPALRTLTNDYNCLKRQVREFPLLLREALQSAKTEIGQAIEEVNGTNQELLRKYRRELQLRKKCHNELVRLKGNIRVFGRVRPITKEDGEGPEAANAVTFDPEDDAILHLMHKGKLVSFELDKVFPPKATQEDVFREVQALVTSCIDGYNVCIFAYGQTGAGKTYTMEGIPENPGINQRALQLLFSEVQAKASDWNYKITVSVAEIYNEALRDLLGKEPQEKLDIKLCPDGSGQLYVPGLTEFPVHCVEDINKVFEFGHINRATEYTHLNEHSSRSHALLIVTVRGVDFSTGIRTTGKLNLVDLAGSERVGRSGAEGSRLREAQYINKSLSALGDVIYALRSRQSHVPFRNSKLTYLLQDSLSGDSKTLMMVQVSPVEKNTSETLCSLKFAERVRSIELATCSRKAELGSWTSQEHLEADPSVTVQPCIRSQSSPRTGRSSSLRARLQTSAWN
- the KIFC3 gene encoding kinesin-like protein KIFC3 isoform X1, producing MEKTGGRFFSGKRPSLPGPHPLPMVQKMVESLAQMQEEKLQLQQELRALQEKLSVQESSHLTQAVQLQNQTESLKDKLLEQAQEMNRLHSALGGTDLEKHRDLLVAENLRLKQEMKACEAQLQELKRQSVKCVGCEHSQENVRLQEKLAQLKQEAEEVKGRLSELDLEVEQKTNRLAEVELRLKDSLAEKAEEEERLSRRLRDSQETIASLKAQPQQIKYVIRTVEVESSKTKQALCETQSRNQYLQEQVGMQRQVLKEMEQQLQSSQQAAAQLRAQVMMYESELERAHEQMLEEMQSMEEDKNRAIEEAFARAQVEMKAVHENLAGVRTNLLTLQPALRTLTNDYNCLKRQVREFPLLLREALQSAKTEIGQAIEEVNGTNQELLRKYRRELQLRKKCHNELVRLKGNIRVFGRVRPITKEDGEGPEAANAVTFDPEDDAILHLMHKGKLVSFELDKVFPPKATQEDVFREVQALVTSCIDGYNVCIFAYGQTGAGKTYTMEGIPENPGINQRALQLLFSEVQAKASDWNYKITVSVAEIYNEALRDLLGKEPQEKLDIKLCPDGSGQLYVPGLTEFPVHCVEDINKVFEFGHINRATEYTHLNEHSSRSHALLIVTVRGVDFSTGIRTTGKLNLVDLAGSERVGRSGAEGSRLREAQYINKSLSALGDVIYALRSRQSHVPFRNSKLTYLLQDSLSGDSKTLMMVQVSPVEKNTSETLCSLKFAERVRSIELATCSRKAELGSWTSQEHLEADPSVTVQPCIRSQSSPRTGRSSSLRARLQTSGKLRPVPV
- the KIFC3 gene encoding kinesin-like protein KIFC3 isoform X3: MVQKMVESLAQMQEEKLQLQQELRALQEKLSVQESSHLTQAVQLQNQTESLKDKLLEQAQEMNRLHSALGGTDLEKHRDLLVAENLRLKQEMKACEAQLQELKRQSVKCVGCEHSQENVRLQEKLAQLKQEAEEVKGRLSELDLEVEQKTNRLAEVELRLKDSLAEKAEEEERLSRRLRDSQETIASLKAQPQQIKYVIRTVEVESSKTKQALCETQSRNQYLQEQVGMQRQVLKEMEQQLQSSQQAAAQLRAQVMMYESELERAHEQMLEEMQSMEEDKNRAIEEAFARAQVEMKAVHENLAGVRTNLLTLQPALRTLTNDYNCLKRQVREFPLLLREALQSAKTEIGQAIEEVNGTNQELLRKYRRELQLRKKCHNELVRLKGNIRVFGRVRPITKEDGEGPEAANAVTFDPEDDAILHLMHKGKLVSFELDKVFPPKATQEDVFREVQALVTSCIDGYNVCIFAYGQTGAGKTYTMEGIPENPGINQRALQLLFSEVQAKASDWNYKITVSVAEIYNEALRDLLGKEPQEKLDIKLCPDGSGQLYVPGLTEFPVHCVEDINKVFEFGHINRATEYTHLNEHSSRSHALLIVTVRGVDFSTGIRTTGKLNLVDLAGSERVGRSGAEGSRLREAQYINKSLSALGDVIYALRSRQSHVPFRNSKLTYLLQDSLSGDSKTLMMVQVSPVEKNTSETLCSLKFAERVRSIELATCSRKAELGSWTSQEHLEADPSVTVQPCIRSQSSPRTGRSSSLRARLQTSGKLRPVPV